The Ipomoea triloba cultivar NCNSP0323 chromosome 13, ASM357664v1 genomic interval TTTTCAGCAGCGATAACATGTTAGCCCAAGGGACTCATCACCTAGGGTATGCATATATCTATTTagttattttctctctctatatatgtaCTATCTCTCTCTACAATGTTTATGTATCCGGACATCTGCCAAATTCAACAATAGCATCTTCATCTCATGTCCTCTTCTTGCTTGAGTTTTGTCTTACTCGTTGTTCTTTATTGTCACCCCTCTCTTTAATTTGTACCAAAATTTATTCTTCAACTCctcaattttacaaaataatatattttttaaatttctaaattgttgtttttcaaataaaaattatttaacattCAATTTCTtagtatataattaaaatttttaaaattaaaattactacaACGTAGTTTAGTCAAATTTGTGACCCCAGGAGTAGTGGTACAATACAAAAAGAGATTCTCATTTTTGTTAATAATCTCAAACGAGAttgttaattaacaaattaacgATCAGAAAGGAAATCCTTTCCAAGACGAagaaaaccttttttttttttaacaagatttatttttgaaaaaataaaaaaagcaaactttaatgttttctaaaaattatatttaaaccttttaattttgttatttttgtgcGTAATTTTATCCAATCTGTTTattccagaaaaaaaaaaaccaacctGACATCATTCTATCATATTGCCTTAAATTGAGTTGAAATTGTGTATCAATTAGTaagtaaactaaaaaaaaataaactgcATGCTAGATTTAAAAGGTTTGGTTAActaatctcaatatataatttataaattgtgATAATGTCATAATAAACTCCTAATTCATTGGTTACTTCTAAATTTATATCTCAAATAATTAAGGTAGGtgttaagaatatatatttgtgaGTTGAGCTTAGATTATTTTCTTTGTGTTACGTTGCTTTGCTATCTTTAGGAATATGATGTTAACCCTAAACTTGAAATAATGGGCCGCAGGTGTCAAGGAATTCCTCACGGAGGCTATCATCATCAATCAAGCAACATAGGAGATCCAACACTTCAATACAGATCAATCTACCCAACAAGACTATTTTCCGGCACCTCCACCAACACACTCATACCAACGCCGCCTCCGGCCGGACAGCCGCCGCCAGTTCAACCATACGTGTACGCTTCCCCTCCGCGCCTGCAGGTTTCTTTCCCATCCTCACACTATCCCGTCAATGACTACTTTGTCGGTCACGTCCTCCCCACCACTCAATCCAGCCCTAGCTATGCCTCCGCTGCGCCACCAGAAACCAGCTACACCTGCATCGGTGCACCAGTGGGGCACGGGGTGCTACCCAGCGGCCGAGGAAGCTCGGAAGGGGTTCCTGGTGGTGGCGTTGCTGTCAGAGACATGTCACTCTACAGTAATGCTTCACCCATCAATCGGTTTCAAGACGGATTCTAGTACTATAGCTCTTAGTGGGTAGCTTAGCTAAgcggaaaaaagaaaattaaaaaaaaaaaaaatcaagaaagcaAAAAAGTGCCAAGAAACGCCTCTCCaatcagagaaaaaaaaaaagaaaaaaaaaaggagagagaatCCCAACAAACTGACAAATGGGGACGGGAGGGAAAAATGACAGAGAAAGAGGGAGTGAAGTTTTGGGTTTTTCTACAGGTATGGAAACAGCTTTTGAGCATTGGCACTCATACTGCCTCTCTGATCACCAACTATAGTTTCTCTCTCTAGTCTctctatataatatatttattttgccATGAAGCTAGCTATTTGAACTTATTAGGCATTGGATTGGCATGTGTGTTGGTAATGTTTTgtacaaccaaaaaaaaaactgttagtTGTTGTAAATGTGGCTCTCTCATGCACATGGGACAACAAAGTTAGATTTCAACTGACTCACCCTTACTAGGCAACCCTCTCTTTTGCATTTTTGCATGGGCATATGTTAACATTTTTATTACACATTTACTTCGttgcttttctttttgaatGGGCCTCTGATCTCTGTGCGTACGTCTTCTTTTTGTTGGAGGTGGtgatgaattataaatatatagggAAGGGGCAGGGGGAGGGGGGTATTGCTGAATAAACTAACAGCTGGATAAGAAAATGGGAAGTGACATCATTCCATTCGGAGAGGGGACAATGCAACGTACAATCCAAGGTTTAATCACGAACACCTACTTTCTGGGGGATGATGGGGTATACAACGTTGGCTTGTACTATTGGTTTAGGTTTTGTTTGGTTGTGGCATGAATAATGCTTGGCTAGAACCACATGTCATGCTTGTAAAATGCATGTTGGAGTTGCTTCTCTCTCTAGGAAAGGgttctctcccttctctctagaTTTCCACATCTTccttagtctttttttttttttttttttttttttctctctctaattCTATTTCCGACCAGAAAACCTCTGGTGTTCCAATGGATTATCCTtcaaccagcagaaaactggtttGTTTTTGCGAGTTGTGGGCGTGTTTCTGGGGAAGTTTCTGAAACTGTGTGCAACTCCGGCCAGCAAACCATCGTTCTAGCCAGTTCGAACTGCTGTTCCGGAAATACAACAGGACAAAACGCCATCTACACACGTTCTTTTCCGACAAAATTTGCAAAGGTCGTTGGCTTTGAGAACGGCTAGCAGAAGGCGCGGTGGGTATTTTGGACAGCGGACGGTCGCAGAGGTCCCTGGGCCTGAGGACGACGACTGACTGTTCTCAAGGTAAAGATACCACCTCTTCTGGCTGAGTCTAGCACGgccattttttctgtttttggtGGACTGTGTTCTGCCATTTCCGGCAAAGTTCTATCAGCTGAGTCATAGCACGGCTGATTTTCTTGCTGGTCCGGCCAACCATCGGAAGGCCGAACAGTGTACTGATTTCGAAGTGTGGGGGCTTGCTCCATACTTTCTCCTGCAACTTTTCCGACAAGGTTATTTTCCGGCGGCCGGATTTTTTTCCCCCTAAAATTTGAATCtgaaatttttcaaatttcaaatttcaagttcaagagGGAAAGTTGACAGCCTTTGCCTGAATTTTATTGTTGTGGGGCAGTGAGTAGTTACTTTTCCTGTGCAATCATCTTTTTGTTCCACTCTTGTATTCCATAATGGAAACAAAAGAGACATCATCTGAAGAGACTTGCTCTAGATCTCTGGGGTCCACAGACACTTTCTCCACTGCATACCTGAATGAAAATGGAGGAGAATCCAGACAAGGGGCAGGAAAAAAAGACTTATGGTCTGATTTATTCAAGATAAACAAGGATACAGTTGGTGCATCAGCAGCACTAAAATATTTCCCACCGATCAATGGTTGTGCACAACTTGAATTGAATGAGATTCTGACCATAAAAGAACAGTGGGGATTTGCTCTTCTCGGCTGTTTTGTAGGAAGATTCCCAGGAATTCATGCAATCCAAACCTTGGTTAAAGAATGGAAGGTTGAATGCAAATTTTTCACCCGACCTAATGGTCATGTTCTTTTCCGTTTCCAATCAGAAGAGGACCGAAGTGCAATACTTAAAGATGGGCCTTATTTCTTGTTTGGGAAAAGACTCTTTCTTAAATCACTTCCGGAAAAGTTCAGACTGGAAAACGAAGATTTTAGCATTTTACCTATATGGGTCAGATTTCCTTTTCTCCCCATTGAATGTTGGTCCCCTACAGCATTAGGAAAAATTGCCTCATGTATTGGCATTCCGATATGTGCGGATGAAAAGACTCGAGAGCAACGCATGGGCAGAGATGAATTTGCTAGGATTCTTATTGATGTTGATACATCAAAACGTGTTCCAGATTCTGTTGTGGTGAATATGCCAAATGGGAATTCTTTTAGGCAGAAAGTCACCTTTGAACTCAATCCATGTTATTGCACCAAGTGCAAAAGCAATGATCACCTTATGGATGAATGCACCGGGAAAAAGCCTTGGACtaaaaagagaaacaaaaagGGCAAAGCTGCTAAATGGGTTGCAACCAAGGCATCAAGTCCGAACAACTCCGTCTATAAGGGACAAGATTCTCTAGGCGCTGCTTTGGAATATCATACTAATATCCAGGAGCCGTGCCCCCAAACAAATGACGCTCCCAATCCTTGCACCGATTTACCTTGCCAATCAATGCATCCCGAGCCTTGTCCTGAGGCAATGGAGGCAGTAGAGCCTTGCTCTAATTTACCGTCTAATATCGATTCTATTCCAGAGATTGAGGATCAAAGGCCAGACAATGCCTCATCAGATGAGGCTGAAAAACAAACCGAAGAGGATACCCAATCCGTGACAGGTGAGGGTAAGGAACGAGATGGTACTTCCTCTTTAGATGGGACTGAATCTTTAGATGCAGAACAAGGAGATCAACCAGATGATAGAAGCAAGCAACCCAATGCTCCAGATACCAGTGGGATGAGTACAAGGAGCAAGGCAAAAGCAGGACCAAAGACAAGTTTTAAAAATGCACTTCTATCCCCTCCAAAAGACAAGGGTACAGCTGGAGGTAGCCGTGCTGGAAATCGTTTTGTTTCCCTGCCAGTGGGGGGTAAACCATTGGCCCGTGGCGGTGGTAGACGGCAACCCATCTCGGGTTCCAAATGATCCTCGCATTTTGGAACGTAAGAGGGCTTAATAAGGCTCTCAAAATGGGAAGGGTTGCCAAGTTTGTAAGGCAAcatcatatttcattttttggaCTTCTTGAAACCAAACTTCCACCCCATAAAGTGGATCTTTTATTTCAAACGCATTTTAGCAATTGGCATTGCTTTGTGGACTTCAATATTATTCAGAGAGGAAGGATCATTCTCGCTTGGAATCCCTCTAAAGTGGACTGTTCCGTCCTTGATGTGTCTCCACAGG includes:
- the LOC116002945 gene encoding zinc finger protein JAGGED-like isoform X2, with product MITLEMVNKSLKTALLVPGAGYRKKKSGGKDECGKVYECRFCSLKFCKSQALGGHMNRHRQERETETLNRARQLVFSSDNMLAQGTHHLGCQGIPHGGYHHQSSNIGDPTLQYRSIYPTRLFSGTSTNTLIPTPPPAGQPPPVQPYVYASPPRLQVSFPSSHYPVNDYFVGHVLPTTQSSPSYASAAPPETSYTCIGAPVGHGVLPSGRGSSEGVPGGGVAVRDMSLYSNASPINRFQDGF
- the LOC116002945 gene encoding zinc finger protein JAGGED-like isoform X1, with translation MRPEGNPLDLNNLPDDYSRDGKQVLEDSSSCAGYRKKKSGGKDECGKVYECRFCSLKFCKSQALGGHMNRHRQERETETLNRARQLVFSSDNMLAQGTHHLGCQGIPHGGYHHQSSNIGDPTLQYRSIYPTRLFSGTSTNTLIPTPPPAGQPPPVQPYVYASPPRLQVSFPSSHYPVNDYFVGHVLPTTQSSPSYASAAPPETSYTCIGAPVGHGVLPSGRGSSEGVPGGGVAVRDMSLYSNASPINRFQDGF
- the LOC116002945 gene encoding zinc finger protein JAGGED-like isoform X3, giving the protein MNRHRQERETETLNRARQLVFSSDNMLAQGTHHLGCQGIPHGGYHHQSSNIGDPTLQYRSIYPTRLFSGTSTNTLIPTPPPAGQPPPVQPYVYASPPRLQVSFPSSHYPVNDYFVGHVLPTTQSSPSYASAAPPETSYTCIGAPVGHGVLPSGRGSSEGVPGGGVAVRDMSLYSNASPINRFQDGF